One Carya illinoinensis cultivar Pawnee chromosome 5, C.illinoinensisPawnee_v1, whole genome shotgun sequence genomic window, AGCTGCCAACGTGCTCACATAGTTATGTAAGAGTGGAGAGAAGGCAGATAGGAAGCAGAAGCCCCCACCGTGAATATAGAACAGGACAGGGAGTTTCCGGGTCGGATCTTTAATCTTGGGTAGGAAAATACGGGCGGATATAGGAGGTTCGGACGACATTACGACGTCTTTGGATCGCACTCCGGTGACGGGGTCATCGGACGGAGGGATTTTGGGAGTGGACTGGAATTTCTCCACGCGACCATCTTTGTAAACTCGGAAGAAGCGGAATTCATGAGCTATTTCATCATTCAAAGTGTCCATCTGCGAAGAGTAAGGGTTAGATGCTGGTAAATTAGGGTGGAAGAGGATTTTGGCTAGCTGAGGCCTTCGATAAACATAGGTCGAGGCCCGGTTAAGGTAGAGAGAGAAAGGACGACAGAGAAATTGTATGGGAGGAAGACGGGGGGGAAGAAGAAGCTTTAAAGAGTTGATGAAAAAGGAAACCTTCATGATCGTTAATGATTGTAGAGAGTTAGAGAGACTTGATCCATGGgagtagaaaaagaaaacacagaTCGGGTCAAAGATCTTAATGGCTACAATGCACTAGCTGGCATTGCCCATCTGCTTCCAACCAGTCCGTATATTGTTTTTTACAGCTAGGTGGAGCTGTTATTATTTGTCTAGCTTGCTAGTTGATTTACGCAAACCAGATTACCAGAGGGCTGAAGATTTTGAGGATGTGTATCCGTGTCTGTGGTTGACGCAGTGAGAAAAGAAGAAGCCGAAAGAGGAGAAGACAAGGGCTGCGGCGAGGGTTTACCCGTTACAGAAAGAGAGATTGGGCCATCATGCAATCACATGCTGCAAAATTATTTACATCTTCACTCTAATTACACTGTTATTACCggatcaatttttatttatttttttaaattaaaaaattttaaaaaaattctattcattattatCGCATaccatatatcatatatatatatattttattaaatatataatatatggataatgaattgataaatttaattaattttaaaataataaaattaaaaaaaattaaaaaaatatgtgacgGATGTTACGCAGAAATGATGAATAGCAAAACCTAAAATTCAATGATTAATGTATAATGCACGTTTACAGCAATATAATAGCAGAATTAGAGCACATATTTGTTAGCATTTAGTTCTCCATTCTATTCGAAGTGTTGCACGTAGGTGCTGCTGTGTCACTCTACTGCATCCTAACGTACTGGACCGGACTCATTTCTCGAGaatcttttttgataagtttttcTCGAGAATCTCAACCGTTTGATTATTCAGGGCACATGTTTGAGATTTCCAAATCTATATTGAGAACAGTTCTGCTGGACTGCGTTGTATTTTAACACGCCGGACACACCAGTCACGTGTGTGATGGGGTGGATGTACGGAATAGAACTCCTCAATTAACTTTGAAAACATAATCTCAagaattttgttacatacaatcaCAGTCACgcactaatttatatatcaataatgatttattcatatttaaaatttaaattaatattatttttaataaaatctactttttaaccaatcacatcacattaatatacagattaatacataattatacttgtaactatattttttcttatcacAATCACCCAACACATCTTGATCTCTTCAAGACTAGCCTCTTTTGGTTATCTATACAGTGAGATTAGatcaatattaaaaattttaaaaatattattaaaacattattctataatattatttttattttatgatttaaaaaatttaaattatttgttatattttatgtatgagttttaaaaaattataataattatataagatgtaatgtttgatttaatttatgtAACCAAATCAAGCCTGGGATGTGACTGGTAAGTGATACTAATTCACTattgtttataaattatttactattttttcattactatctaatatttttttattattatttaacgaTCATTTGAGCTCATCTCGACGTCTAAATGTAGTTTAAATTGTTTGCGTTTTGCATCGTTTATGACGTTTCCCATAATCATCTAATCCATCTCCTAAGTTCCAGCTTCACAACCATTGGTCGACAGAAATCTCCCAATTACTCTAGCGTACCCACAGTTGCTGGCAAAACTTTCCCACAGGCCGGTTTGTGAGTCAAACAAAACTGGTCATGCATATACAAGATTACGTGCTAGCCTCGGTTGGTTTGTCTTTCGGATTTACTCTTGCGTCCATTCATAGTCGGCATGAAGAAACTTGGCCAAGAGGTTAGTGATGATAGCTATAAGCTGTGAGATATTTGCAGAGGTAATGAGGAAGAGAAATACTCtagtaaaaaatgattatataaaaataacttcataAACTGATACAATTTGACGTGGTTCGTCATTTCGTAAATTTATATGTTTCGGCAATATGTGTTTCTACAATTTAAGGAAGTCTCCATCgagaagaggaacaaagcaaaaGGTCTAACCATCAGTTATGCGGTCAAGGAGTCCACAATTAGGTTATGGGAGTCGAGCAGGCCAAGATCCTTTCATTTCGAGTTCTGGTCTTTTTGGCATTTTCCTTTCCTACAAGCATAGAGGAGTGACCAATATGTTAAAACAAAGCCATGAGaaaagcattttccttttgagaaaaccTTCCGATCGAATGGGGTGGCCTTTTTCATTTTACACCAATGAATGAAGTGATTACAAATAAGCAAATAACATAATTCAAAGTATTCCCATGCTGCACTGTGTAACTGCCCGAAtttaaatcttctaattcaagttGGCAAGTTCCACTATTCTTCTCAGTTTTCATCCACtcctttcttttatatttcctTTCTCCTAACCAGTTCGAAATCGTCAAGAACTTTATGGAAGCTCCCAATCTCAACCCTTCGAGACTAGATGGCGACGGCGTGAGAAATTGGTGGAGCACTCGTGGTCGCTGCCATGATGACCATTCATTAGATCTCACCTCGCCAAACATCGAGAGCAATGGTCGCTAGTTGGAGAACTTCCAAAATGAATCCTACAAGAAACCACCGTCGGTTTTGGCACGACTAAACAATCCAGACTGACAAAAACgatatatttttatcaagttAGTTTATTGACCGCCCATGGTTCTTTCACTTtctctatatctatatattctTATCCATTTTTAGAGAGAAGAAAAGGGATCGTGAAAGAGAGATGGCAAGCCATTGCCAATAATGTTACTTTTAGGATGCTGTTTACTGAAATAGTGTTTAGGGCTAGAGTATCAAGAGGTGGGATTTCTCTGATTCACTTCTGTGGCCTTAGGCCTAAAGAAAAAATGCAGACTGCTTTGATGAGGCCGAGGTCGAGTTGGTTCATTTGTACTCGGGGGACTGGGTTAACACCCAATATTCATAAGTTTTCATAAATCTATCTATTAAGCttgaaaaatcacaaaacataaACATGAATTGATTTCTATCTTCCATTTAAGTCACAGACCATGGATAACTTCAATTTTGGTGGAAGACATGTACCTACTTAAATTTTGGATCCAATCTTCTGTGTGtggtttattttaaaaaaataatatttatagtgatAGAATACGCAAGTGCCGAGAAATAAcatgatgaatatattttttaataatgaactcCACTTTATTTTAAAAGGACTACACgatatttatacaattattcttatttttaatagCATGAGGAATATGACATGTCGACTTTTTATTAGGTTGTGTCAATTATTTCTTCAATAGCGCTACGgacagtcggcaaatgcagtcaCTGCATAGTCGCCAAGTTAGCAATCACGTGTTTAGAGCTGCACATCTAATGAAAAGCCTATTTTACCCCTGAAATAGAAAGAACCCGAAATAGAAACACctgaaatagaaataatagCTTGAAATGTGCATTCCCGCTTCTAAATTCGTTCTGCAACTGAGCTCATCACGCCCAAAGAAAATTTGTGTGTACAACAGTGCGTTGGTGAGAAAGATTTTGTGTGGTTTGGTCTGAAAGTTGGAACTGGTCTAAGACAAAAGAAATTTGGCATCGTGGTCTGAAGCTTGGGTCTTCGTGGTGCTCTGGGTCTTCGTCTCGTCTGGGTCATCTTTTGAAAAGGTAAGTTTTCCTCTGTTTGTTGGTAGTTAAACATCAAAATGCAGCAAATCTGAAGAGACCCCGTAAGTTTGGGTCTGTTTTGGAGTATTTAAACATCAAAATGTAGCTTCAAGACCCCAACAAAATGCATCTTCAAGACCCTGTATATATCGGGTTTGTTTGCtggtatttaatattaaataattaaatttagttaATAGAAAAGCAGCCAATTTAGttcaaatagaaaagaaaaatagaaacctcatttaagtatgttttagaCCTTAAACCGAGCGAGAGGTCATGCATATAATCTTGTAATTAAACACATGCATATAGAGATCATTGAGGAGTAGGTTGGACTCGTTATGGGTATGGGAACTTGTGTGATTCatgtctcttttcattttcttctttacatCATGACCCACCCGATTGTGTTTTACATGAAATACGACAATGCTAATATTTaccttttgtaaatattttactaattGTTTCcagaaaaaatgaagaaaaagaagtgcTAACTATGTATTGGTTAGAGCTAAAAGAAAATGCTAAGACTGACCTTCACTATTACAGGGCATGGAAAATGGGGAACAACTTCCATCTCCGCTAACACCCTCTACCTCAAATCTCCCAACCTCAATATGTTAATTGGAAATTTTTAATAGTCTTTAGAAAGGGTGTGCTCGATGTTTATCATCAACTTCTTGCTAATTATCATTATGATTTTAATGTCAGGACATCCATCAAACTGGTTTAGTAAACTTTCCAAGTTACATGCATGGCTACTATAGACCAATGCCTGCATGGTCACCACCGTTTCTACCATATTCAGATGACAACCAATATTCAACCAACATTCAGGTATTTTTCAACTTCGTACTtgtcttttatttataagtttgcATTTGTTggaagtttaattattttaattttgttgttttcAGGAAAATGCTTATTACCCATTTCAATATGGTATGAGACCTCTAACTCCACACATCGCTACAAGTTCCACAACGAGCGCAATCCAGGGTAGAGATGATACACCCGACCGCAGAGAGACCGATGCATGTACCTCCACTAGAGTTTATGAGGAAAATAAAGAGGATGCATTAGATCCACGAGCACCCAACGATGGCACTACCTCAAATCCAGATGAAGAACAAATAGATGGTGGTGATTTGATTGAGGAGCCACAGTCGGGAATGgagtttaattcatttgaagATTTGCTGAGTTATTATAAGGGATATGGTAAAAGATGTGGATTTGGGGTTTCGAGACAAAGGAGTGAGAGGGGAGAGGATAAAAGTATGAGATATGTCACTCTTGATTGTGCCCGTGGTGGGAAGGCCCGGAATAAGAGTTTCAATGTCGCCAATCTACGTCCGACAGGAAAAAATGATTGTAAGGCAAAGATTAATACCCTAAAAGTAGAGGGAAAAATGTGAATCACAACAGTTCACAATGAACATAATCATGACCTCAGTCCAAAAAAATCTCAGTTCTTTCATTGTAACAGAGAAGTGAGTGAGGCTAGAAAAAGAGTCCTGGACACGAATGACTTAGCTGGCATCCGAATGAATAAGAGTTTTGGATCTCTTGTCGTTGGCGCAGGTGGCTTCGAGAACTTACCATTTTTGGAGAAGGATTGTCGTAATTACATTGATAAGGCATgacatctacgacttggtgcagGTGGTACTCAGGTGGTACTGGAGCACTTAGAGATTATTTTTTGAGGATGCAATACAAGAGTAATGGATTTTTTGCATCGATGAATTTAGACGATGACGAGATGCTGAAGAATGTTTTCTGGGCAGATCCACGTAGTAGGGTAGCCTACCAGTATTTTGGTGATGTAGTGACATTCAACActacatacctgacaaatagatatgggatgcccttcgcaccatttgttggtgtaaaccatcaCGGGCAATCGATTTTATTGGGAACGAGCTTGATTTCTAGTGAGGACATGGAGACCTTTACATGGTTATTCCAAACTTGGTTGcagtgtatggatggtatagctccaaaatctattattattgatcaagacagagcaatgaaaaatgctattGCTATTGTCTTTTCAGAAAGTAGACATAGATTCTGCCTATGACATATATTGAAGAAAGTTCCCGAGAAGCTTGGGTCATATGCTTCCTATAAAACTGGACTAAAAAATCACCTGATGAAATGTGTGTACGACACTCAATCTTTTGAAGAGTTTGAGACATATTGGGATGGGTTACTTAACACATATGACTTACATGATAATGTTTGGTTGAAAAGTTTATATGTTAACCGTGAACATTGGGTACCAGTATTCCTTAAAGAGTACTtctgggctggaatgagtacaacccagCGTAGTGAGAGTATGAATGCTTTTTTCGATGGTTATGTTCATGCGATGACAAACTTGAAGGAGTTTGTCGACCAGTTTGACAGTGCATTAAAGAAAAAGATTGAGAATAAAATGAGTGCGGACTTCCACTCATTTAGCGTCACGATTCCCTACGTGTCTAGATCTCCAATTGAAAAGAGATTTCAAGAGTTGTACACGAACGCTAAATTTAGGGAAGTTCAACAGCAAGTAATTGGTGTGCTCGATCTTGATTCATCTCTACTTAGATTAGATGGTGTAATGAAAACATATTTAGTAGAAGATAAAGTTCGTGTTGAAGAGTTCACTAAGCCGATTACTTATTCAGTGGCATTTAATAAGGAAGACTGCAGTGTGAAGTGTTCATATGGGTTATTTCAGACGATGAGTATACTGTGTAGGCATATTTTGGCCATATTCAAATCTAATGGTGTAAAATCATTGCTAGACCGGTACATTTTGGATCGAAGGAGGAAGGACATCAAAAGGAGATACACGTTAATCCAGCGGGGCTATGATGTAGGGGATCAAAGTATAGGTGGCAACAGATACTCTATTTTGTTAAACATATGTTATCAGATGATAATTTATGAAGCATCTTTGAATGAGCAATTTGAAGATGCAAAGACAAGGATACACCAGATGACTAACTCCTACCGTGAGAACCCACACCCCCAATCTTGGACCCAAACAGG contains:
- the LOC122310015 gene encoding protein FAR1-RELATED SEQUENCE 1-like, which translates into the protein MPAWSPPFLPYSDDNQYSTNIQENAYYPFQYGMRPLTPHIATSSTTSAIQGRDDTPDRRETDACTSTRVYEENKEDALDPRAPNDGTTSNPDEEQIDGGDLIEEPQSGMEFNSFEDLLSYYKGYGKRCGFGVSRQRSERGEDKSMRYVTLDCARGGKARNKSFNVANLRPTGKNDCKAKINTLKVEGKMWYSGGTGALRDYFLRMQYKSNGFFASMNLDDDEMLKNVFWADPRSRKVPEKLGSYASYKTGLKNHLMKCVYDTQSFEEFETYWDGLLNTYDLHDNVWLKSLYVNREHWVPVFLKEYFWAGMSTTQRSESMNAFFDGYVHAMTNLKEFVDQFDSALKKKIENKMSADFHSFSVTIPYVSRSPIEKRFQELYTNAKFREVQQQVIGVLDLDSSLLRLDGVMKTYLVEDKVRVEEFTKPITYSVAFNKEDCSVKCSYGLFQTMSILCRHILAIFKSNGVKSLLDRYILDRRRKDIKRRYTLIQRGYDVGDQSIGGNRYSILLNICYQMIIYEASLNEQFEDAKTRIHQMTNSYRENPHPQSWTQTGSNTGAISLDTSVHVGSSQQVKSPLIVRGK